From Ruminococcus sp. HUN007, a single genomic window includes:
- a CDS encoding DUF4795 domain-containing protein: protein MNGSYNEIDAKYYYIDFLKYGDVILDDNFLPDFKGHTIIVNDFMPTDCIIRHSKRPDRTFEERIDEIFYRSDSSTDDNMADDYGCAQLIKIYFADHEKEWDEENNNIEANTAEAIKQFRSDFENFKGSLELSQSYGQIDTDRKEQILAMVTIQYVKNENTHNFGYFARLISHIESAIKLEAKIREKSLRINLDTVAANIDKTDKAEEFINEARKMLEKQNYTVAEDLFQRIQNNDFDNKDDLLDEDNLQSFIDEYSENYKLVNDKSRNLKKIIQNSRSPMKDIKRGIELIDNFPTGNHRNPDRMKNLISTLGFPVNSVSVDETNQTTYNSYSIELIRSTNGKKENYTHPISPFGSLAEENGFRVVCLFGMYDARRLIDKFKEIGTTRHTLVILDFALHDSERRTLARKIKEEFFDKIFIVIDRVVIFYLAKHYTENTINRVLMEITMPYSSFQPYSVDSARPIPVEMFMGRKAQLEDIESPVGANIISGGRQLGKSALLRMAKSDINNNENGDRAVYVEIKDCSCAKAAAKISAALVDEGILPEGSETSDWSLLSRSIKKRLNSQTEVKIPYLLLLIDETDTFIEDCKNYNYSPLDDLEDIQSIGVNRFKFVIAGLRNLVKFEKEKSMANNSVIAHLRQYTIKPFTYTEACELLEKPLHYLGIRFPKDQSYLVSLILANTNYFPGLIHFYCAKLIEAVKKYDTVFDETTSPPYEVTEDHIKKVLADSEFRKQIKDKFEITLKLDTDNFYHIIVVLMAYCNYTSDSTDGCYAEDIYKTAEDYDVHKIKNIDIDKLMALMDELCELNILRKNPNGKYLFARYNFLQLLGTLKEIENMIMDYSCEEA from the coding sequence ATGAATGGCAGTTACAATGAAATCGACGCAAAATATTATTACATCGATTTTCTTAAGTACGGTGATGTAATTCTGGATGATAATTTTTTACCTGATTTTAAAGGTCACACTATTATCGTCAATGATTTTATGCCAACTGACTGCATTATACGCCACTCAAAGCGTCCTGACCGAACATTTGAAGAAAGAATAGATGAAATATTCTACAGGTCAGATTCCTCAACAGACGATAATATGGCAGACGATTACGGCTGCGCACAGCTCATAAAAATCTACTTTGCTGATCATGAAAAAGAGTGGGATGAGGAAAACAATAATATCGAAGCTAATACCGCTGAAGCAATAAAGCAGTTCAGATCAGATTTCGAAAACTTCAAGGGATCGCTGGAACTTTCACAGAGTTACGGACAGATAGACACCGACCGTAAAGAACAGATTCTTGCTATGGTCACTATTCAGTATGTGAAAAATGAGAACACACATAACTTTGGTTATTTTGCTCGTCTTATTTCACATATTGAATCAGCTATAAAACTTGAAGCGAAGATACGTGAAAAATCTCTTAGAATTAATCTTGATACTGTTGCAGCAAACATCGACAAGACTGATAAGGCTGAGGAATTCATAAATGAAGCACGAAAAATGCTTGAAAAGCAGAATTACACAGTAGCAGAAGACCTGTTTCAGCGTATTCAGAATAATGATTTTGATAATAAGGACGACTTACTCGATGAAGACAACCTGCAAAGTTTCATTGATGAATACTCTGAAAACTATAAACTTGTTAATGACAAGTCAAGAAACCTTAAAAAGATTATTCAGAATTCCAGAAGTCCTATGAAAGATATTAAAAGAGGCATCGAACTTATTGATAACTTCCCGACAGGAAATCATCGGAATCCTGACAGAATGAAAAATCTTATATCTACACTTGGTTTCCCTGTTAACAGTGTCAGTGTTGATGAAACAAATCAGACTACTTACAACAGTTACAGCATAGAACTGATCAGAAGCACAAACGGAAAGAAGGAAAATTACACTCATCCTATATCACCGTTTGGTTCGCTGGCTGAAGAAAACGGATTCAGAGTTGTCTGCCTTTTCGGTATGTATGACGCAAGAAGACTTATTGACAAATTCAAAGAAATAGGTACTACTCGCCACACACTTGTAATTCTTGATTTTGCTTTACACGACTCAGAAAGAAGAACTTTAGCCCGTAAAATCAAGGAAGAATTCTTTGATAAAATTTTCATCGTCATAGACCGTGTAGTAATATTCTATCTTGCTAAACATTACACTGAAAATACAATCAACAGAGTTCTTATGGAGATCACAATGCCTTATTCTTCATTCCAGCCGTACTCTGTAGATTCAGCCCGTCCTATTCCTGTTGAAATGTTTATGGGCAGAAAGGCTCAGCTGGAAGACATTGAATCTCCTGTGGGAGCAAATATAATCAGCGGCGGAAGACAGCTTGGAAAATCTGCTCTTCTCAGAATGGCAAAGTCAGATATAAATAATAACGAAAACGGGGACAGAGCTGTTTATGTTGAAATAAAAGACTGCAGCTGTGCCAAAGCAGCTGCGAAGATCTCAGCTGCTCTTGTTGACGAAGGTATATTACCTGAAGGCAGCGAAACCAGCGACTGGTCTTTACTTTCAAGATCAATAAAGAAACGCCTTAATTCTCAAACAGAGGTCAAGATTCCTTATCTGCTGCTTCTTATTGATGAAACAGATACCTTTATTGAAGACTGCAAGAATTATAATTACTCTCCGCTTGATGATCTTGAAGATATTCAGAGTATTGGCGTAAACAGATTTAAATTTGTTATCGCTGGTCTTCGTAATCTTGTGAAATTTGAAAAAGAGAAATCAATGGCTAACAACAGTGTTATAGCTCATTTGAGACAGTATACAATCAAGCCTTTTACATACACTGAGGCTTGTGAACTTCTTGAAAAGCCGCTGCATTATCTCGGAATAAGATTTCCTAAGGATCAGTCCTATCTTGTATCGCTTATTCTGGCAAACACCAACTACTTCCCGGGCTTAATTCATTTCTATTGTGCCAAGCTTATTGAAGCAGTCAAAAAATACGATACAGTTTTTGATGAAACGACTTCACCACCATATGAGGTTACCGAAGATCACATCAAAAAAGTACTTGCTGATTCAGAATTCCGTAAACAGATAAAAGATAAGTTTGAGATAACACTTAAACTTGATACGGACAACTTCTATCACATAATTGTTGTTCTGATGGCATACTGTAACTATACCAGTGACAGTACAGACGGTTGTTATGCTGAAGATATCTATAAAACGGCTGAAGATTATGATGTTCATAAAATTAAGAACATCGATATCGATAAGCTTATGGCGCTTATGGATGAACTGTGCGAGCTTAACATATTAAGAAAAAATCCGAACGGAAAATATCTGTTTGCAAGATACAATTTCCTTCAGCTTCTCGGAACATTAAAAGAAATAGAGAATATGATCATGGATTATTCATGCGAGGAGGCCTGA
- a CDS encoding transposase has translation MSNNAHLRRRFVESLILINTGSMSEEQVNELTEVIVLKMIGEIYDADEALKNLSAEERKERRNKEVRPLMEKFYDYIEELDVSDPLMTNRCKDAVGYALRQKEFIFRFLDDGHIPLDNGYAERCIKSVALLRKASLFCYSVQGAEDSMIVHSIVETARANKANTYWYLRYLFETLPEKLNKTDRSFLKEMMPWSEEYKAYEETHKHKAESYLEYADMSVKPKTPRKKDRVTVA, from the coding sequence ATCTCGAATAACGCTCATCTACGCCGCAGATTTGTTGAGTCTCTGATATTGATAAACACTGGAAGTATGTCTGAAGAACAGGTAAACGAATTAACTGAAGTGATTGTTCTGAAGATGATAGGCGAAATATATGATGCTGACGAAGCTCTCAAGAATCTGTCAGCTGAAGAAAGAAAAGAGCGCAGAAATAAGGAAGTACGTCCGCTGATGGAAAAATTCTATGACTACATAGAAGAGTTAGACGTCAGTGATCCGCTTATGACCAACCGCTGTAAAGATGCAGTAGGATATGCTCTGCGTCAGAAGGAGTTTATCTTTAGATTCCTTGATGACGGACATATTCCGCTGGACAACGGATATGCCGAACGCTGTATCAAGTCCGTGGCACTGCTCAGAAAAGCATCATTGTTCTGTTACTCGGTTCAGGGGGCTGAGGACAGCATGATCGTTCACAGCATCGTCGAAACAGCCAGAGCTAATAAAGCGAATACATACTGGTATCTCCGCTACCTGTTTGAAACGCTTCCGGAAAAGCTCAATAAAACGGACAGAAGCTTCCTCAAAGAAATGATGCCTTGGTCAGAGGAATACAAGGCTTATGAGGAAACGCACAAACATAAAGCGGAATCGTATCTTGAATATGCAGATATGTCTGTAAAGCCTAAAACGCCAAGAAAAAAAGACAGGGTAACTGTTGCCTGA
- a CDS encoding tyrosine-type recombinase/integrase, whose amino-acid sequence MFVSKYEKELSQYYELRSAVLSDSARKHELCYLKRFDRYIADKIQTDENVLSESFMCKWISTLQGASISIASEVIVIRQFLKYLNLNGYSAFIPEIPKVHDDYSPYIFSDKELEQLFASADNTTVKSKKACIYLPIEFPVILRLLFCCGLRIGETVRIKMKDVDLENGVIKLVNTKGDKHRLVPMSEKMTNILIKYCLAMGLVRNEEAWLFPGNDRTDHVSDRSVKRRFERILKDNSIELKNRKKHERGPCLHCMRHVFAFKSFKQTERYGMSMTDSVPFLSIYLGHDSLNETEKYLKFSSEMYPETTELFGEFMKDLLPEVDHET is encoded by the coding sequence ATGTTTGTGAGCAAATATGAAAAAGAGCTTTCGCAGTATTATGAACTTCGCTCGGCGGTATTGAGTGACAGTGCCCGAAAGCATGAGCTTTGCTACCTTAAACGCTTTGATAGATATATTGCGGACAAGATCCAAACCGATGAAAATGTCCTGTCGGAATCGTTCATGTGTAAATGGATATCGACTTTGCAGGGTGCATCCATTTCAATAGCGAGTGAAGTCATTGTGATAAGGCAGTTCCTAAAATATCTGAATCTGAATGGATACAGTGCATTCATACCCGAGATTCCGAAAGTACACGATGATTATTCTCCGTATATTTTCAGCGATAAAGAGCTTGAACAGTTATTTGCCTCTGCTGACAACACGACCGTCAAGTCAAAAAAAGCCTGCATATATCTTCCGATAGAATTTCCTGTGATATTAAGACTTCTGTTTTGCTGCGGACTTCGTATCGGCGAGACTGTCAGGATAAAGATGAAGGACGTCGATCTTGAAAACGGTGTGATAAAGCTTGTAAACACGAAAGGTGATAAGCACAGGCTTGTTCCCATGTCAGAAAAAATGACGAATATTCTCATCAAATACTGTCTTGCGATGGGTCTTGTCAGAAACGAAGAAGCATGGCTGTTTCCGGGAAATGACAGAACAGATCATGTTTCGGACAGATCTGTCAAACGAAGATTCGAGCGTATCCTGAAAGATAACAGCATAGAACTCAAAAACAGAAAAAAGCATGAAAGAGGTCCCTGCCTTCACTGTATGCGGCACGTTTTCGCTTTTAAGTCTTTTAAGCAGACAGAACGGTACGGAATGTCAATGACCGATTCTGTACCGTTCCTTTCGATATACCTTGGTCATGACAGCCTGAATGAAACAGAGAAATATTTGAAATTCAGCAGCGAGATGTATCCCGAAACGACCGAGCTTTTTGGTGAATTTATGAAAGACCTTCTTCCAGAGGTGGATCATGAAACGTAA
- a CDS encoding TM1812 family CRISPR-associated protein — MKKFYTISPFQNPETMKEGVVYTPENNPDLEFGATSFPIIPVINAYAQKGEQIEIITITSESTAGFDNAEKNKEIFIQSLEDLKKQKGFTYHETPITIPFSSDIDTQIEMFSKLIDTAADEDEIYADITYGTKVMSQVLTMSINYAYRLHSNVTLGCIVYGEVVHNPGEKKGKIYDETSMNYMDEIVRLMAETKIKNPTEHIKRMLK, encoded by the coding sequence ATGAAAAAGTTTTATACAATCAGTCCGTTTCAGAATCCGGAAACAATGAAAGAAGGGGTTGTATATACCCCTGAAAACAATCCGGATCTGGAATTTGGCGCAACCTCATTTCCTATTATCCCTGTTATTAATGCCTATGCTCAAAAAGGTGAACAGATTGAGATAATAACTATTACGTCTGAATCTACAGCTGGTTTTGATAATGCAGAGAAAAACAAGGAAATATTCATTCAGTCACTGGAAGATTTAAAAAAGCAAAAAGGTTTTACTTATCATGAGACACCTATTACAATACCTTTTAGCAGTGATATTGATACACAGATTGAAATGTTTTCGAAGCTGATAGATACTGCTGCTGATGAAGATGAGATATATGCAGATATCACCTATGGAACAAAAGTAATGTCTCAGGTGCTGACAATGAGCATCAATTATGCATATAGGCTTCATAGTAATGTTACACTTGGCTGTATAGTATACGGTGAAGTTGTTCATAATCCTGGAGAAAAGAAAGGGAAGATTTATGATGAAACTTCAATGAACTATATGGATGAGATCGTAAGACTGATGGCAGAAACAAAGATCAAGAATCCGACTGAACATATCAAGAGAATGCTTAAGTAA
- a CDS encoding tyrosine-type recombinase/integrase yields the protein MLGKGSKVRKISIPADAAAILKGYLEYRKIQDKYDRHIFSSQTHEKMTVSCIEEIFFKYVEKGKAEYPEHFREKSYTPHSMRHTTATHMLEAGVPLIVVKNFLGHSSIQTTQIYAEISQRTADRELKAWNDRWFLKKEESSIADSKNNLIPDFLT from the coding sequence CTGCTAGGTAAAGGCAGTAAAGTACGAAAGATAAGTATCCCGGCAGATGCGGCTGCTATCCTGAAAGGCTATCTTGAATACAGAAAAATACAGGATAAATATGATAGGCACATCTTTTCAAGTCAGACGCATGAAAAGATGACAGTATCCTGCATTGAAGAAATATTCTTTAAGTATGTGGAAAAAGGAAAAGCAGAATATCCCGAACATTTCAGAGAAAAAAGCTACACTCCGCACTCTATGCGTCACACGACAGCAACACATATGTTGGAAGCTGGAGTGCCGCTTATTGTTGTGAAGAATTTCCTTGGCCACTCATCTATCCAGACCACACAGATATATGCAGAGATTTCTCAGAGAACTGCGGACAGAGAGCTTAAAGCATGGAATGACAGGTGGTTTCTGAAGAAAGAGGAGTCGTCCATTGCGGATTCCAAAAACAATCTGATTCCTGATTTTCTGACTTAA
- the tnpB gene encoding IS66 family insertion sequence element accessory protein TnpB (TnpB, as the term is used for proteins encoded by IS66 family insertion elements, is considered an accessory protein, since TnpC, encoded by a neighboring gene, is a DDE family transposase.): MFRRDIAIKKIIVATGRTDMRKGIDGLVSLVRLNYGMNPLETGTIFLFCGRRKNKIKCLAFEGDGFSLSVKRVTDGSFSWPNTPNEVLDLTFEQYDRLITGFTIESTIKS, from the coding sequence ATGTTCAGGCGTGATATTGCGATCAAAAAGATCATAGTTGCAACAGGCAGAACAGATATGAGAAAAGGAATTGACGGTCTGGTATCGCTTGTGCGTCTGAATTACGGAATGAATCCACTGGAAACAGGTACGATATTTCTGTTTTGCGGAAGAAGAAAAAACAAGATTAAATGTCTGGCGTTTGAAGGTGACGGATTCAGTTTATCAGTTAAACGTGTAACAGACGGATCTTTCAGTTGGCCGAACACGCCTAACGAAGTACTGGATCTGACCTTTGAACAGTATGACAGACTAATAACCGGATTTACAATTGAAAGTACAATCAAATCATAA
- a CDS encoding phage integrase SAM-like domain-containing protein, with amino-acid sequence MKRKKSCSFLNLLESWFGTYLPTAKGLSPATIKSYKTAFRVLLEFMYSEKDINAGEVGFEDLTSDIITDFLDWLETERKCSISTRNHRLSVLNAFSEYAQNRDFEAASIFRASLLKIPQKKGIAAKRSYFTRDEIKLLLSFPNSKTAIGKRDRALLCFMYASGARAQEVCELTVGDLSFFHR; translated from the coding sequence ATGAAACGTAAAAAATCATGCTCATTTCTTAATCTGCTTGAAAGCTGGTTCGGCACATATCTTCCGACAGCAAAGGGACTTTCTCCCGCAACGATAAAATCATACAAGACAGCGTTCCGTGTTCTTCTTGAATTCATGTACTCCGAAAAAGACATAAATGCCGGAGAGGTCGGATTTGAAGATCTGACTTCAGATATTATTACCGATTTCCTTGACTGGCTTGAAACGGAAAGGAAGTGCAGTATATCTACCCGAAATCACAGGCTGTCAGTATTGAATGCCTTTTCAGAATATGCTCAGAACAGAGATTTTGAAGCGGCTTCGATATTTCGTGCAAGTCTGTTAAAGATACCGCAGAAAAAAGGAATAGCCGCCAAAAGAAGCTATTTCACAAGAGATGAGATAAAGCTGCTACTATCTTTTCCTAACTCAAAAACTGCAATAGGCAAAAGAGATCGCGCACTGCTTTGTTTTATGTATGCAAGTGGTGCAAGGGCACAGGAGGTTTGCGAGCTTACAGTCGGAGATTTGAGTTTTTTTCACCGATAA
- a CDS encoding transposase: protein MKENKIEEMQSALDAAYAIIENLRKSNDEKAKTIAGLEIYKTENERAMTQMAEEYQKMKKECDRLKTENSSLKKALQLTIEKEQLKTNELFGRHTENIDSLINSTVPEELIDEAETEDTSSNTAVRNRENIKHVRKTDSGRKRAPKKPVDLSHLPVSVRYLIDVDHLNAEYGEGNWRIAYWSESKRIEYPHNSAFVLKTYKPVISYGLEHIMARVSNCNEFYPGSMLSPSVMAEILYRKYALFLPLYRIEQAFRNEGLEHISRQTMSNWIRETVNTYLWMIYEYMIEQLMKIEYHQCDETPLKVINDGRPAGSISYVWLHTTSELCGCNPIIIYCYEKTRGTDHLRDFYRDFKGFITSDAYCSYKVIHKEYEEIIIVCGCLMHYPRSIVIRGKSIISRY from the coding sequence ATGAAAGAAAACAAAATAGAAGAAATGCAAAGCGCTCTTGATGCAGCATATGCAATTATTGAAAATCTTCGTAAATCTAATGATGAAAAGGCTAAAACAATAGCAGGACTGGAAATATACAAAACAGAGAATGAAAGAGCAATGACTCAGATGGCAGAAGAATATCAGAAGATGAAAAAAGAATGTGACAGACTTAAGACTGAAAATTCATCGCTGAAAAAAGCACTTCAGCTGACAATAGAGAAAGAACAGCTGAAAACTAACGAGTTATTTGGAAGACACACAGAAAACATAGACAGTCTGATCAACAGTACGGTACCAGAAGAACTGATCGATGAAGCAGAAACTGAAGATACCAGCAGTAATACTGCGGTCAGAAACCGTGAAAACATAAAGCATGTACGCAAAACTGACAGTGGTCGCAAGAGAGCGCCTAAAAAACCTGTAGATTTATCACATCTGCCGGTGAGTGTGCGTTATCTGATAGATGTTGATCATCTTAATGCAGAATACGGAGAAGGCAACTGGAGAATAGCATACTGGAGCGAAAGCAAAAGAATCGAATATCCGCATAACAGTGCATTTGTGCTTAAAACATACAAACCCGTAATTTCATATGGACTTGAACACATCATGGCACGTGTTTCAAACTGTAATGAATTCTATCCGGGAAGTATGCTGTCTCCGTCGGTAATGGCGGAAATACTGTACCGCAAATACGCGCTGTTTCTGCCACTGTACAGAATAGAGCAGGCGTTCAGAAACGAAGGACTTGAACATATCTCAAGGCAGACTATGAGCAACTGGATAAGAGAAACAGTGAATACGTATCTATGGATGATATATGAATATATGATCGAACAGCTTATGAAGATAGAATATCATCAGTGCGATGAGACACCGCTGAAGGTAATAAACGACGGACGTCCGGCAGGTTCGATAAGCTATGTATGGCTTCATACAACGAGCGAACTGTGCGGTTGTAACCCGATAATCATTTACTGCTACGAAAAAACAAGAGGTACAGATCACTTAAGGGATTTCTACAGAGATTTTAAAGGTTTCATTACCAGTGATGCTTACTGCTCATACAAGGTCATTCATAAGGAATATGAAGAGATTATCATCGTATGCGGATGCCTTATGCATTATCCAAGAAGTATCGTTATCAGGGGAAAATCAATAATCTCACGCTATTAA
- a CDS encoding tyrosine-type recombinase/integrase has product MSEKQTYFRTLYEAVIGELESLGYMDSTLINYRRFYARLYSFMENYSINEYSPAVGEAFVSEYYPCDTHRRRIVLLMIRRLDDHLNGIPYSCHRTMKTPNIPPAFEGVINDYLEYCTEIGNKPGTINEKKRFCLIFLQFLSDIGCDNISELTVEIVAKSCLIYINKDGYAALRQFLRYLFEKGLIIKDLSTIVPHYKRRQIIPSVFTPEEIKKMESTINLDTSTGKRNLAIFLLVTRTGLRSGDIAELKLSSIDLISNHIDIIQQKTGAPLSVFMPDDVSFALKSHIENAGSRLSDGYVFHSVKAPYIRLTTGIIRHIVKECIVSAGIDVKGRKHGPHALRSSLASNLVSNGTSYDTVRKILGHTDPDVVKHYVKTDIERLRKYALDPPEPTDIFLDLLCGRRRV; this is encoded by the coding sequence ATGAGCGAAAAACAAACGTACTTTAGGACACTGTATGAGGCGGTCATCGGCGAACTTGAGAGCTTGGGATATATGGATTCTACGCTTATCAATTATCGCAGATTTTACGCTCGCCTATATTCTTTCATGGAAAATTATTCTATTAACGAGTATTCTCCAGCTGTCGGAGAAGCTTTTGTTTCAGAATATTATCCTTGCGATACTCACAGGCGCAGAATTGTTCTTTTGATGATCAGACGGCTTGACGATCATCTGAATGGTATCCCTTACAGCTGTCACCGTACTATGAAAACACCCAATATTCCGCCTGCATTTGAAGGGGTAATTAATGATTATTTGGAATACTGCACAGAAATCGGCAACAAGCCCGGAACTATCAATGAAAAAAAACGCTTTTGTCTGATATTCCTGCAATTTCTCTCGGATATCGGCTGCGATAATATTTCTGAGCTCACTGTCGAGATCGTTGCAAAAAGCTGTCTGATCTACATCAACAAAGACGGATATGCAGCACTACGTCAGTTTCTTAGATATCTGTTTGAAAAAGGGCTGATCATAAAAGACTTATCCACTATTGTTCCTCACTACAAACGCAGGCAAATAATTCCGAGCGTATTCACTCCGGAAGAGATAAAAAAGATGGAAAGCACAATAAACCTTGATACATCCACGGGTAAAAGAAATCTTGCTATTTTTCTTTTGGTAACACGAACTGGCCTGCGTTCCGGAGATATTGCCGAATTAAAGCTATCTTCAATAGATCTCATATCAAATCACATTGACATCATACAGCAAAAGACCGGCGCCCCCTTGTCTGTATTTATGCCGGACGATGTTTCTTTCGCATTAAAATCACATATTGAAAACGCAGGCTCTCGTTTATCTGATGGTTACGTTTTCCATAGTGTGAAAGCGCCTTACATAAGGCTCACCACAGGTATTATCCGTCATATCGTCAAGGAGTGTATCGTATCCGCAGGCATAGACGTAAAAGGCAGAAAGCATGGTCCTCATGCATTGAGGTCTTCTCTTGCAAGCAACCTTGTCAGCAACGGTACATCATACGATACTGTAAGAAAGATACTCGGGCATACCGATCCCGATGTAGTAAAACATTATGTGAAAACGGACATCGAGCGTCTGAGAAAATATGCTCTCGACCCACCTGAACCTACGGACATTTTTCTTGATCTGCTTTGCGGAAGGAGGCGGGTCTGA
- a CDS encoding TM1812 family CRISPR-associated protein, whose product MANIIIMNLSKLPPALPKNSTDNKDDSKTPNEVDYDGGKFGVIKGLYTADAPLKYLIEYIKSKNESVDKILTVVTDEAKTAFVALREMLKVYDPTVPEPIEIPGEDQLKTVQEIIDKVEPNDKIYIESTGGLRNTTYTLMTIVRILEYSGVTFEKAVYSNVGEKRIEDITSTYRMFNLINSVNSFTSYGSASELESLFKNNDHEIISETIAAMKDFSDDITLCRTSRLDSTLERLNECLIRLSTTKVTSKEAILFKSLSKVIRKKFYMDKDNRKIEYTDVVRWCLDNKLVQQAVTVFTEKMPKYFFDHNLFTVDENELEVIREKNKKSSFGLEYELFYSGLMTSVPVPDYADDFQKIVKAADFEKKSVVLKKSDERIIYEALCECENITTFRTRISSKKFGHKYDIDTLRDNLDKYFKVKTLLYDSRGNIRKINFEEELKDYPEISEWFLKIKNPNTVKGFISSVVNDGKICEELLNFKTEYSDNHLNFISWIDKKSDRCMYSLNTKATVDEWKSIFMDIYYIKTFIRNNLNHASEDEVDDEKIKFFSSDSRYIINTDFSVEYIIKILNEALNKIEKIS is encoded by the coding sequence ATGGCAAATATAATTATTATGAATCTAAGCAAGTTACCGCCAGCTTTGCCGAAGAATTCGACTGATAATAAGGATGACTCCAAGACTCCAAATGAAGTTGATTATGACGGTGGGAAATTTGGCGTGATCAAGGGGTTATATACCGCTGACGCTCCGTTAAAGTATCTTATAGAGTACATAAAAAGTAAAAATGAATCTGTAGATAAAATACTTACTGTTGTAACAGATGAAGCTAAAACTGCTTTTGTTGCGTTAAGGGAAATGTTAAAAGTTTATGATCCAACTGTACCTGAACCAATAGAAATACCAGGTGAGGATCAACTGAAAACTGTACAGGAGATAATTGATAAAGTTGAGCCGAATGATAAAATTTATATTGAATCTACCGGAGGGCTCAGGAACACTACATATACTCTTATGACTATTGTAAGAATTCTTGAATATTCTGGTGTTACATTTGAGAAAGCGGTATACTCAAATGTTGGAGAAAAACGCATAGAAGATATTACATCTACATACCGAATGTTCAACCTCATAAATTCAGTTAATAGTTTTACTTCTTACGGAAGTGCATCTGAACTGGAAAGTCTATTTAAAAATAATGATCATGAAATAATAAGCGAAACCATAGCTGCTATGAAGGATTTTTCAGATGACATTACGTTGTGCCGCACATCACGTCTGGATTCTACTCTTGAAAGGCTTAATGAGTGTTTGATCAGACTGTCAACTACTAAAGTTACCAGTAAGGAAGCAATATTATTCAAATCACTTTCCAAGGTTATCAGAAAAAAATTCTATATGGATAAAGATAACCGGAAAATTGAATATACTGATGTTGTCAGATGGTGTCTGGATAATAAGCTTGTTCAGCAGGCAGTAACGGTTTTTACAGAAAAGATGCCAAAGTATTTTTTTGATCATAATCTTTTTACTGTTGATGAAAACGAACTTGAAGTAATCAGAGAAAAAAATAAAAAAAGCAGCTTCGGACTGGAATACGAATTGTTTTACAGTGGATTGATGACATCAGTTCCTGTTCCAGATTATGCAGATGATTTTCAGAAAATTGTTAAAGCCGCTGACTTTGAAAAGAAATCAGTAGTTTTAAAAAAGAGTGACGAGAGAATTATATATGAGGCTCTGTGTGAATGCGAAAATATAACTACATTCCGAACTCGTATAAGCAGTAAAAAATTCGGGCATAAATATGATATTGATACGCTTAGAGATAATCTGGATAAATACTTCAAAGTTAAAACGTTATTGTATGATTCTAGAGGGAATATCCGAAAAATCAATTTTGAAGAAGAATTAAAGGATTATCCTGAAATAAGTGAATGGTTCTTGAAAATTAAAAATCCTAATACTGTAAAAGGATTCATTTCATCGGTAGTTAATGACGGAAAGATTTGCGAAGAGTTATTAAACTTTAAAACCGAATACAGCGATAATCATTTGAATTTTATTTCATGGATAGACAAAAAAAGTGACAGATGTATGTATTCACTGAATACAAAGGCGACCGTTGATGAATGGAAGTCAATATTTATGGATATATATTATATCAAGACTTTTATCAGAAACAACCTTAATCATGCCAGCGAAGATGAAGTTGATGACGAGAAGATAAAGTTTTTCTCATCCGATTCACGGTATATTATTAACACTGATTTTTCAGTGGAGTATATAATTAAAATTCTTAATGAAGCACTTAATAAAATTGAAAAAATTTCATAA